The DNA window ttcagaaTGTGAATTCTCACACAAGTGTTGTTTCTTAAACCTTGGCGTTATAAATGTGGTGGTGACTTGAGGATGTGCATAAGTTCCCGTTGGAGTAGTAACTGTGGTCAATTCCCCTGACACGGTAGCGGTCGCGGTCGTGGCTATTGGAACATATTCTTGTGGCTGAACGTAAATGTTCCCCACCAAGAATAGATGAGCTGCTTGTGAATTTGCAATAGCATTGTTGTGAATTACCAGGCTCCTTCTTGTGTGCAGACGAAATTTCTGTCAAaaattttaattcagaattttgacaaacaacaaatatacatgaattCGAAGTACTAAACTAACCTGCAAATGACTCTTGATTTCATCGTTGGTGAGGCCATCTATTTTCATTAGTTCCCTGATCTGTTTCGGGGTGGCAGCTGGAACAAAATGGAAACTACAATTCAGAATTGGATTTGAAGTTATAGTGTTGATAATGTATCTGGTATATATAGACCAGAGACATTAAttattgaatgaatctaaaaagataaaatttgtttataatatGGAAAGGAAGGAGTATTTACTTACAATGCGAACCACCAAGTTGTTGAAGGGCGTGCAGGAAGCGTTTATGCAGTTCCTGCGACCAGCAACGACGCTGCTTCCTCTGTCCTTTATCCTCTATTTTGTTGCTGCCTTCAACAACTGGTTCAGTAGAACTTGTAGCCGGTACTTGTTCTGGTGAAGTGATTAGTGCACTCTTTTCAGCAGCAATTTTTTCTTTGTGGAATGGGTGAAATGCACCACCAATTCTTTTCACTTCTACAACACTTGTTTTCCTAGGTACTGTCTGAAAAAACATTTCACATtctcttgttaaaaaaaaaattcatacaattaaattcaattttggttttgtatttttttaacctCTTTAGCAGGTAAGGGGTTGGGACTCCATAACTGAACTGATCTTAGCCAAACAGATTTCATCTTATGTGATGAATGTTCGTCGTTGTCATCATTATCTTCTTCATCGCAATAAGATGGTGATGCCGTTTTCTTGATAGGAATAAATTCTTCAACAACAAGGTCTTCTTCCGTAGATATCTGCGCGGAACACTCCGATTGGCCATTCAAATTTCGCTCCCTTCCAGATAACTGTTGTATACATTTTTCAATGGCTGCATCAAATTCACACATATGAAAAAGTAAAAAGATAGGAGAAAACTTTAACATAGTAGAAAAAAAGGGCatggtttgttttgttttgtttacctTGTGTAACAAGCTCAAGAGAGAGAGGAAGGTCTCTGGAGAAAACCTggattttcttcttttcttcctccAATGCTTGGATGTAGTTGGCTAATCCCATTTTATGAAGGTGCATTTCCTCGTCGACTAGTATTGGAACTATTAAAATTCCTGTGATTTTGTTTGTATTTTATGGGTTATTAAGGAAAAACAGTTGGGTGAAGAAGGTAAGGATGAATATATAAGAAATGAATGGCTTTTTTGTCCTATCATGCACACAAAAACGGATCCACCAATGAAGAATATAGGATCTAAGTAGAATCAAATTTTGGAATAAACTCTGATGGGAGACAAGAACACAACAAGGATAATAGCTTCAAGTCGGCTCCTCGCATACAAGGAGGAATCTTGGCATACAAAGAGGAATCTTGATTCTTTATATATTCTTGTTCTTTTTCGTTAAAATttgtaaaaacaaataaatatcttttctttttagtCCATGACTCACTTATCGAGTTGACTCAAAAAAAATAATCGCGACTCCATGACTCACTTAGTAACGAGTTGACTACAAAAAATCGTGAGTTTAATTTTTGCTACTATGTGATGGCTTCGTTTGAAAGTAATCTTATTttttaaagtgttttttttattaactttaagctatgttttaattttagtgagTCCCCGACTCTATCTTATCTAGACGTTATTGTAACTAAAAACATATTTTCTCATTCACATAATAAATGTCATTTTGGacaaaacaaaatttcaaaacaaatgTCATTATTATCTTAAAATGAAAAGATATACGATAATATTCATAAAGGACGAAAACAACATATGTCGAAGAAGACTTCATTATCGACGCATACAACTCTACAAAGTCTTCATATCTCAAAATCGGTGTAAAGGAACCTGCAACATCCTCTTGCCCCAACCCTTCAAAGTTATATTATCTTAAAACTGGTGTAGAGGGTCTTGCAACATCCTCTTGCCCCACAAAAGTCATTGTCACTCCATCGAAAAGTTCTCATCTTCACAAAGGAAAAATCTCCCACATGGACAAAAACATCTAGGTTTTAAGGAATCACAATCATTTATTAGTGACTAAGTTAGGCTACAAATGTATGTACTCAATCTATATATTCAAAGGGGTGGAGCGGTTTTCATGAAGAGCGAGAAAATTTGCCTTCTATCTAGGTTCTTTCTCTGTTGAGCTCATCCTTTTTACCACAACCATGTCATCAAACAACTTTTCTAAGGAAGACGATCAAGGCTGGAGAAGAATCCATTCTAGGAGAAGAGGCAGTACTCATTTGAACCGTTTGGTTAAATATGGGAATACACGACCTTAGATTTTTAGACAACACTTTAAGCTCTACGAACGGTCGCTTAGGACAGTGCATGCAGACTGTATGGGCAAGACATTCTCTTAGGCTATCATCTACATCGGGACGATAATACTCAGCCTCATCTTCCTCTAGCATGGTTGTTGTCGGAAGTTTAACTAACTATGTAGTCGATGGTGTTTCTGGCGTTAACTCTTTTACGCACTCATCaataattgtgagatattggatcaaactctagtatggtcgaagggtagcttcttggttcgacaggattaagcatgaagtcgaaggttgttcacatgcttgtgtcgaagatgctagggttgttagcatgttaaattaggttttagtgtttaaaccctaatttgttaagttagcttatttattaagttggcttgtgtaatgggccttgtggaaaaatcccattagttagtatgttaggttttattataaatagcatactagcctctcatcattgctaagctgcaaatcctaatttagggtgagagaggttatttgttattcttgtaaacttgtaatattgttttaagagaaagtaaaagaaaagcagttataaccaattcttgtgttcttcttatcttccctaattcctattatattttgttcttgacatcgtttttcacaacaaattagtGCGGTGAgtatggagaagatgccttcaacaaagtatgagattgaaaagttcatcagagtgaatgatttcgctctgtggcgcttgaagatgaaagccctactggttcagcagggttgcttggaagcgttgaagggagaggcagccatgaatgcagaattgacggcaacggagaagacgaatatgatcgagaaagcatacAGTGCAatttttgttgagccttggtgataaggttctccggcaggtatcaaaggagacgacggcatcagggttatgggtgaaacttgaaagtttgtacatgaccaaatcgctggtaaatcgactctacctgaagcaagctttgtattcattcaagatgattgaagacaaagtgttggctgagcagttggatatgttcaacaagctgattcttgatcttgaaaatattgatgtgaagatcgatgatgaagatcaagtgctattactattgtgttctttgtctcgatcacatgctcacttcaaagaaactctct is part of the Vicia villosa cultivar HV-30 ecotype Madison, WI linkage group LG2, Vvil1.0, whole genome shotgun sequence genome and encodes:
- the LOC131646027 gene encoding transcription factor HHO3-like, which encodes MHLHKMGLANYIQALEEEKKKIQVFSRDLPLSLELVTQAIEKCIQQLSGRERNLNGQSECSAQISTEEDLVVEEFIPIKKTASPSYCDEEDNDDNDEHSSHKMKSVWLRSVQLWSPNPLPAKETVPRKTSVVEVKRIGGAFHPFHKEKIAAEKSALITSPEQVPATSSTEPVVEGSNKIEDKGQRKQRRCWSQELHKRFLHALQQLGGSHSATPKQIRELMKIDGLTNDEIKSHLQKFRLHTRRSLVIHNNAIANSQAAHLFLVGNIYVQPQEYVPIATTATATVSGELTTVTTPTGTYAHPQVTTTFITPRFKKQHLCENSHSEERANHCEGVVVQSNSSASSYSTHTPTTLLGC